The following coding sequences lie in one Danio rerio strain Tuebingen ecotype United States chromosome 25, GRCz12tu, whole genome shotgun sequence genomic window:
- the LOC101886261 gene encoding uncharacterized protein isoform X1 encodes MSGGANDSLTLINRNEEELHHHHHHHHHVLHTDHDRAESRKHHEEHPADPPEKPCSKNKHCWTLISTHISTQGALCFSSSRPAGLMQIRAGLGFRARPQFRPDEDALLQAIRSLHHRPEGGASTHQTHRFTSSRKKITQSGSTLPRAHSNPQRFTINTSGSTRLFNTSSSTLTRPAQASTERQQSCSEASEEAPTHTSASASKIFFSDQDEIPGLGDEEEALTPIQTIRRRAQEMEELYRQDCRTLGTVVKMLISKHPALQQKLQIAMIEILLDIKRKNLEKLSLFISESNVSAKP; translated from the exons ATGTCCG GGGGCGCCAATGATTCGCTGACTCTCATTAACCGCAATGAAGAAGAgctgcatcatcatcatcatcatcatcatcacgtgCTTCACACTGATCACG ATCGAGCTGAGAGCAGAAAACATCA TGAAGAACATCCAGCAGATCCTCCAGAGAAACCCTGCAGTAAGAACAAACACTGCTGGACACTCATTTCTACACACATTTCTACA cagggggcgctgtgttTTTCCAGCTCTCGCCCAGCAGGACTGATGCAGATCAG GGCTGGTTTGGGTTTTCGGGCTCGTCCTCAGTTTAGACCTGATGAAGACGCTCTGCTGCAGGCCATCAGGAGCTTACACCAccg GCCTGAAGGAGGGGCCAGCACACACCAGACTCACCGCTTCACCAGCAGCAGAAAGAAAATCACCCAGAGTGGGTCAACATTACCCAGAGCCCATAGTAACCCTCAGCGCTTCACTATTAACACTAGCGGATCAACACGTCTGTTCAACACCAGCAGCTCAACGCTAACCAGACCAGCACAGGCTAGCACAG AGAGACAGCAGTCCTGCAGTGAAGCGTCTGAAGAAGCTCCTACACACACTTCTGCTTCAGCCAGCAAG ATCTTCTTTTCTGATCAGGATGAGATTCCAGGTTTGGGTGATGAAGAGGAGGCTCTGACACCAATACAGACCATCAGACGCAGAGCTCAGGAGATGGAGGAG CTGTACAGACAGGACTGCAGGACTCTGGGAACGGTGGTGAAGATGCTGATCTCCAAACATCCAGCCCTGCAACAGAAGCTCCAGATCGCCATGATAGAGATCCTGCTGGATATCAAGAGGAAGAACCTGGAAAAACTCAGTCTGTTCATCTCCGAGTCAAACGTATCGGCTAAACCATAA
- the LOC101886261 gene encoding uncharacterized protein isoform X3, whose product MKKSCIIIIIIIITCFTLITIELRAENIMKNIQQILQRNPAQGALCFSSSRPAGLMQIRAGLGFRARPQFRPDEDALLQAIRSLHHRPEGGASTHQTHRFTSSRKKITQSGSTLPRAHSNPQRFTINTSGSTRLFNTSSSTLTRPAQASTERQQSCSEASEEAPTHTSASASKIFFSDQDEIPGLGDEEEALTPIQTIRRRAQEMEERLFDASTEHLICTDQTSAHVHLRRTPEYDVQNKGYANVDQK is encoded by the exons ATGAAGAAGAgctgcatcatcatcatcatcatcatcatcacgtgCTTCACACTGATCACG ATCGAGCTGAGAGCAGAAAACATCA TGAAGAACATCCAGCAGATCCTCCAGAGAAACCCTGCA cagggggcgctgtgttTTTCCAGCTCTCGCCCAGCAGGACTGATGCAGATCAG GGCTGGTTTGGGTTTTCGGGCTCGTCCTCAGTTTAGACCTGATGAAGACGCTCTGCTGCAGGCCATCAGGAGCTTACACCAccg GCCTGAAGGAGGGGCCAGCACACACCAGACTCACCGCTTCACCAGCAGCAGAAAGAAAATCACCCAGAGTGGGTCAACATTACCCAGAGCCCATAGTAACCCTCAGCGCTTCACTATTAACACTAGCGGATCAACACGTCTGTTCAACACCAGCAGCTCAACGCTAACCAGACCAGCACAGGCTAGCACAG AGAGACAGCAGTCCTGCAGTGAAGCGTCTGAAGAAGCTCCTACACACACTTCTGCTTCAGCCAGCAAG ATCTTCTTTTCTGATCAGGATGAGATTCCAGGTTTGGGTGATGAAGAGGAGGCTCTGACACCAATACAGACCATCAGACGCAGAGCTCAGGAGATGGAGGAG AGATTGTTTGACGCATCGACAGAACACTTGATCTGCACTGATCAGACTTCAGCACATGTACATTTAAGGCGAACACCTGAATATGATGTTCAGAATAAAGGATATGCGAATGTTGATCAGAAATAA
- the LOC101886261 gene encoding uncharacterized protein isoform X5 — MKNIQQILQRNPAQGALCFSSSRPAGLMQIRAGLGFRARPQFRPDEDALLQAIRSLHHRPEGGASTHQTHRFTSSRKKITQSGSTLPRAHSNPQRFTINTSGSTRLFNTSSSTLTRPAQASTERQQSCSEASEEAPTHTSASASKIFFSDQDEIPGLGDEEEALTPIQTIRRRAQEMEERLFDASTEHLICTDQTSAHVHLRRTPEYDVQNKGYANVDQK, encoded by the exons A TGAAGAACATCCAGCAGATCCTCCAGAGAAACCCTGCA cagggggcgctgtgttTTTCCAGCTCTCGCCCAGCAGGACTGATGCAGATCAG GGCTGGTTTGGGTTTTCGGGCTCGTCCTCAGTTTAGACCTGATGAAGACGCTCTGCTGCAGGCCATCAGGAGCTTACACCAccg GCCTGAAGGAGGGGCCAGCACACACCAGACTCACCGCTTCACCAGCAGCAGAAAGAAAATCACCCAGAGTGGGTCAACATTACCCAGAGCCCATAGTAACCCTCAGCGCTTCACTATTAACACTAGCGGATCAACACGTCTGTTCAACACCAGCAGCTCAACGCTAACCAGACCAGCACAGGCTAGCACAG AGAGACAGCAGTCCTGCAGTGAAGCGTCTGAAGAAGCTCCTACACACACTTCTGCTTCAGCCAGCAAG ATCTTCTTTTCTGATCAGGATGAGATTCCAGGTTTGGGTGATGAAGAGGAGGCTCTGACACCAATACAGACCATCAGACGCAGAGCTCAGGAGATGGAGGAG AGATTGTTTGACGCATCGACAGAACACTTGATCTGCACTGATCAGACTTCAGCACATGTACATTTAAGGCGAACACCTGAATATGATGTTCAGAATAAAGGATATGCGAATGTTGATCAGAAATAA
- the LOC101886261 gene encoding uncharacterized protein isoform X4: protein MKNIQQILQRNPAQGALCFSSSRPAGLMQIRAGLGFRARPQFRPDEDALLQAIRSLHHRPEGGASTHQTHRFTSSRKKITQSGSTLPRAHSNPQRFTINTSGSTRLFNTSSSTLTRPAQASTERQQSCSEASEEAPTHTSASASKIFFSDQDEIPGLGDEEEALTPIQTIRRRAQEMEELYRQDCRTLGTVVKMLISKHPALQQKLQIAMIEILLDIKRKNLEKLSLFISESNVSAKP, encoded by the exons A TGAAGAACATCCAGCAGATCCTCCAGAGAAACCCTGCA cagggggcgctgtgttTTTCCAGCTCTCGCCCAGCAGGACTGATGCAGATCAG GGCTGGTTTGGGTTTTCGGGCTCGTCCTCAGTTTAGACCTGATGAAGACGCTCTGCTGCAGGCCATCAGGAGCTTACACCAccg GCCTGAAGGAGGGGCCAGCACACACCAGACTCACCGCTTCACCAGCAGCAGAAAGAAAATCACCCAGAGTGGGTCAACATTACCCAGAGCCCATAGTAACCCTCAGCGCTTCACTATTAACACTAGCGGATCAACACGTCTGTTCAACACCAGCAGCTCAACGCTAACCAGACCAGCACAGGCTAGCACAG AGAGACAGCAGTCCTGCAGTGAAGCGTCTGAAGAAGCTCCTACACACACTTCTGCTTCAGCCAGCAAG ATCTTCTTTTCTGATCAGGATGAGATTCCAGGTTTGGGTGATGAAGAGGAGGCTCTGACACCAATACAGACCATCAGACGCAGAGCTCAGGAGATGGAGGAG CTGTACAGACAGGACTGCAGGACTCTGGGAACGGTGGTGAAGATGCTGATCTCCAAACATCCAGCCCTGCAACAGAAGCTCCAGATCGCCATGATAGAGATCCTGCTGGATATCAAGAGGAAGAACCTGGAAAAACTCAGTCTGTTCATCTCCGAGTCAAACGTATCGGCTAAACCATAA
- the LOC110438376 gene encoding uncharacterized protein isoform X1 yields the protein MGAHICTAQKTETNEAVPSSSSSSSYSSAAAVEGLKSSADKEGKQLTSSDEETGATGITISKAEGGKDMKIFQIQFVDEVHEGRAPLTVTVANTEEEFRNTTVKDLQRKLIPEDEYENTILVYECSTLKRNRTLGSYNIQHGSVIRGLWHGEPFVGSCGPMSSDHEYEGYFPYDDDDYDDPNVISRRESMELVVMMQKPQQN from the exons ATGGGTGCTCACATCTGTACagcacaaaaaacagaaacaaatgaagccgtgccatcatcatcatcatcatcatcatattcatcAGCAGCAGCAGTGGAGGGCCTAAAGAGCAGCGCAGATAAAGAGGGAAAACAGTTAACCTCCAGTGATGAGGAGACAG GTGCCACAGGAATCACCATCAGTAAAGCTGAGGGTGGAAAAGACATGAAGAT CTTCCAGATCCAGTTTGTAGATGAAGTCCATGAAGGCCGAGCACCGCTGACAGTGACTGTGGCGAACACAGAGGAGGAGTTCAGGAACACCACAGTTAAAGACCTGCAGAGAAAACTCATCCCAGAAGACGAGT ATGAAAACACCATTCTGGTCTATGAATGTTCAACGCTGAAGAGAAATCGCACACTCGGCTCCTATAACATTCAACATGGCTCTGTTATTAGAGGCTTATGGCATGGAG AACCCTTTGTTGGGAGCTGTGGACCAATGTCCTCTGACCATGAGTATGAAG GATATTTtccatatgatgatgatgattatgatgaccCCAACGTCATCTCCAGGAGGGAGTCTATGGAGCTTGTGGTTATGATGCAGAAACCTCAGCAGAATTGA
- the LOC110438376 gene encoding uncharacterized protein isoform X2: MKIFQIQFVDEVHEGRAPLTVTVANTEEEFRNTTVKDLQRKLIPEDEYENTILVYECSTLKRNRTLGSYNIQHGSVIRGLWHGEPFVGSCGPMSSDHEYEGYFPYDDDDYDDPNVISRRESMELVVMMQKPQQN, translated from the exons ATGAAGAT CTTCCAGATCCAGTTTGTAGATGAAGTCCATGAAGGCCGAGCACCGCTGACAGTGACTGTGGCGAACACAGAGGAGGAGTTCAGGAACACCACAGTTAAAGACCTGCAGAGAAAACTCATCCCAGAAGACGAGT ATGAAAACACCATTCTGGTCTATGAATGTTCAACGCTGAAGAGAAATCGCACACTCGGCTCCTATAACATTCAACATGGCTCTGTTATTAGAGGCTTATGGCATGGAG AACCCTTTGTTGGGAGCTGTGGACCAATGTCCTCTGACCATGAGTATGAAG GATATTTtccatatgatgatgatgattatgatgaccCCAACGTCATCTCCAGGAGGGAGTCTATGGAGCTTGTGGTTATGATGCAGAAACCTCAGCAGAATTGA
- the LOC101886261 gene encoding uncharacterized protein isoform X2 yields the protein MKKSCIIIIIIIITCFTLITIELRAENIMKNIQQILQRNPAQGALCFSSSRPAGLMQIRAGLGFRARPQFRPDEDALLQAIRSLHHRPEGGASTHQTHRFTSSRKKITQSGSTLPRAHSNPQRFTINTSGSTRLFNTSSSTLTRPAQASTERQQSCSEASEEAPTHTSASASKIFFSDQDEIPGLGDEEEALTPIQTIRRRAQEMEELYRQDCRTLGTVVKMLISKHPALQQKLQIAMIEILLDIKRKNLEKLSLFISESNVSAKP from the exons ATGAAGAAGAgctgcatcatcatcatcatcatcatcatcacgtgCTTCACACTGATCACG ATCGAGCTGAGAGCAGAAAACATCA TGAAGAACATCCAGCAGATCCTCCAGAGAAACCCTGCA cagggggcgctgtgttTTTCCAGCTCTCGCCCAGCAGGACTGATGCAGATCAG GGCTGGTTTGGGTTTTCGGGCTCGTCCTCAGTTTAGACCTGATGAAGACGCTCTGCTGCAGGCCATCAGGAGCTTACACCAccg GCCTGAAGGAGGGGCCAGCACACACCAGACTCACCGCTTCACCAGCAGCAGAAAGAAAATCACCCAGAGTGGGTCAACATTACCCAGAGCCCATAGTAACCCTCAGCGCTTCACTATTAACACTAGCGGATCAACACGTCTGTTCAACACCAGCAGCTCAACGCTAACCAGACCAGCACAGGCTAGCACAG AGAGACAGCAGTCCTGCAGTGAAGCGTCTGAAGAAGCTCCTACACACACTTCTGCTTCAGCCAGCAAG ATCTTCTTTTCTGATCAGGATGAGATTCCAGGTTTGGGTGATGAAGAGGAGGCTCTGACACCAATACAGACCATCAGACGCAGAGCTCAGGAGATGGAGGAG CTGTACAGACAGGACTGCAGGACTCTGGGAACGGTGGTGAAGATGCTGATCTCCAAACATCCAGCCCTGCAACAGAAGCTCCAGATCGCCATGATAGAGATCCTGCTGGATATCAAGAGGAAGAACCTGGAAAAACTCAGTCTGTTCATCTCCGAGTCAAACGTATCGGCTAAACCATAA